GAAGAAAGCGAGAAAGGATTGAAAGGTATGAAACTGAAGAAATGGTTGACCGGCGTTTTGGCCGCTGCGATGGCCCTGTCTCTGGCCGCCTGCAGTGATGGAGGCGCGGAAAGCGCCGATGCCGGCAGTGAGGACAGCATCACCCTTGGATTTGCCCAGGTCGGTTCTGAGAGCGAGTGGCGCACTGCCAACACCGACAACATCAAGGCTGCCGCGGAGGCCGCCGGCGTGACCCTCCAGTTCTCCGACGCACAGCAGAAGCAGGAGAACCAGATCAAGGCCATCCGCTCCTTCATCGCATCTGACGTGGATGTGATCTCCTTCTGCCCCATCGTGGAGACCGGCTGGGATACGGTCCTGCAGGAGGCCAAGGACGCCGGGATCCCGGTGGTCCTGGTGGACCGCGGCGTGACTGCGGACCCCTCTCTGTATGTGACCCACATCTTTGCCGACGCCCTGAAGGAGGGTGCCAATGCCTTCAATTGGGTTGACGAGTATATGACTGCTGAGGGCAAGACTCCCCGTGCCGGCGGCGATCAGTTCCAG
This DNA window, taken from Dysosmobacter welbionis, encodes the following:
- a CDS encoding ABC transporter substrate-binding protein is translated as MKLKKWLTGVLAAAMALSLAACSDGGAESADAGSEDSITLGFAQVGSESEWRTANTDNIKAAAEAAGVTLQFSDAQQKQENQIKAIRSFIASDVDVISFCPIVETGWDTVLQEAKDAGIPVVLVDRGVTADPSLYVTHIFADALKEGANAFNWVDEYMTAEGKTPRAGGDQFQVAILEGTVGSSVAADRLQGFNDAMAESPNSGKYNVICSQTGEYTRAKGMEVMESFLKSDGDKIDILFSCNGDMALGAIQAIEAAGLKPGEDIVIVSIDAAKGEFNAMIEGKMNCAVEHTPNFGETLMETAKKIVAGEEVPATIELEEGIFPADIAEQELPNRTY